In Streptomyces puniciscabiei, a single genomic region encodes these proteins:
- a CDS encoding nicotinamide mononucleotide transporter family protein, which produces MNWLNSEAFTLFGQRIIWSDMTGNILGLITLALGWRRSLWTWPVQFLSGLVLFAAFYGHLTGSAGKQAVVMAVALYGWWQWRRSQGRAEDGHIAPRFASWRERAAMLGAAAAGTVAVALLFTAYPSLSWDPWPDAYIFVGTIVAMYAQAKGMVEFWIAWLLVDLVGVPLNFANGYAFSGFVYVIYGALVLWGMRDWWLRSRRNPQPVLEGAPA; this is translated from the coding sequence CAGCGCATCATCTGGTCGGACATGACCGGCAACATCCTCGGCCTGATCACCCTGGCCCTCGGCTGGCGCCGCTCCCTGTGGACCTGGCCCGTGCAGTTCCTCTCCGGCCTCGTCCTGTTCGCCGCCTTCTACGGCCACCTCACCGGCAGCGCCGGCAAGCAGGCCGTCGTCATGGCCGTCGCGCTGTACGGCTGGTGGCAGTGGCGGCGCAGCCAGGGCCGGGCCGAGGACGGCCACATCGCCCCCCGGTTCGCCAGTTGGCGTGAGCGCGCGGCGATGCTCGGCGCGGCCGCCGCGGGCACGGTCGCGGTGGCCCTGCTCTTCACGGCCTACCCGTCGCTGTCCTGGGACCCCTGGCCCGACGCCTACATCTTCGTCGGCACCATCGTCGCCATGTACGCCCAGGCCAAGGGCATGGTCGAGTTCTGGATCGCCTGGCTGCTGGTCGACCTCGTCGGCGTACCCCTCAACTTCGCCAACGGCTACGCCTTCTCCGGTTTCGTCTACGTCATCTACGGCGCACTCGTCCTGTGGGGCATGCGCGACTGGTGGCTGCGCTCCCGCCGGAACCCGCAGCCCGTCCTGGAAGGAGCCCCGGCATGA